One window from the genome of Cryptomeria japonica chromosome 6, Sugi_1.0, whole genome shotgun sequence encodes:
- the LOC131073014 gene encoding L-type lectin-domain containing receptor kinase IX.1 has product MIFMLKRRVCALISLLPFLICASYAQQPNGNIPNFSFAYFSQNNSQQLIYMGNASFSSEHDYIDLTPDPYATLNVSSNETAPNVALQNRIGRVLYRQQITMWPASFTTVFTTFVKNITTSGTGALTNFNGDGLAFIIVPNNKSFLAKSYGAFLGLFDGSTNGNTTEQLAIEFDTYANEFDPDNNHVGIDIQSITSNVTANMGEHGMDIKAGRAIQVRVDYDGWNKSLQIYARYANNTSGYASILNHTVELEKTVPRSAYVGFSAATGNSYEIHRILDWNFSSVTLPESSLDLSPLGTPGGSGGGVNIGVLVGSITGGLVVVGLVTSWFVVRRMKKKNQARSTLNRESFSGELAAMQNAPHRYSYRELAAATNNFSEAELLGTGGFGSVYRGNLSAGGNEQVNLVAVKKISAKSRQGEREFISEISTIGRLRHRNLVQLHGWCHERDELLLVYDYMPNGSLEKFVYDRSGDTPLNWPRRHRILCGLASALLYLHEEWEQRVIHRDVKPSNVMLDGEFNARLGDFGLARFIEHDDTNPAVTTRLAGTPGYVAPECSYTGKATAESDVFSFGIALLEVATGRRVVDRKSPLAEGNLVDWVWGLYSEGRVLQCMDRNLEGSDYDGEEVRRVLILGLACSHPDPQLRPTVRQALQVLINPNEELPQLPSSRPLAIYVVLPPVGAVFSQTSLSSNMGGGAASSSLMAESSVGSITTSLHQGR; this is encoded by the coding sequence AATGGCAATATCCCTAATTTTTCCTTTGCCTACTTTAGCCAGAACAACAGCCAGCAATTGATATATATGGGAAACGCTTCCTTTTCTTCTGAGCATGATTATATCGATCTCACACCCGATCCATACGCCACTTTGAACGTTTCTTCAAACGAAACGGCTCCAAATGTGGCGTTGCAGAACCGCATCGGAAGGGTTCTCTACCGCCAGCAAATCACGATGTGGCCGGCGAGTTTCACCACCGTCTTCACCACGTTCGTCAAAAACATCACAACTAGTGGCACAGGTGCGCTCACCAATTTCAATGGCGACGGTCTTGCCTTCATCATTGTTCCGAATAACAAAAGCTTTTTAGCAAAGAGCTACGGGGCTTTCCTCGGCCTCTTCGACGGCTCCACAAACGGAAACACGACCGAGCAGCTTGCCATCGAATTCGACACATATGCCAACGAATTCGACCCGGACAACAATCATGTGGGCATCGACATCCAGAGCATCACTTCCAACGTAACAGCCAATATGGGAGAGCACGGCATGGACATCAAGGCCGGGCGGGCTATACAGGTGCGGGTGGACTACGACGGGTGGAATAAATCCCTGCAAATCTATGCTCGCTATGCAAACAATACTTCGGGCTACGCAAGCATTCTGAACCACACGGTGGAGCTGGAAAAAACTGTTCCAAGATCGGCATATGTGGGATTTTCTGCGGCAACAGGGAATTCATACGAGATACACAGAATTCTCGACTGGAATTTCAGTTCCGTGACGTTACCGGAATCTTCTCTGGATTTGTCTCCACTGGGAACCCCAGGAGGATCGGGCGGTGGAGTCAATATAGGCGTCTTGGTGGGATCCATTACAGGTGGATTAGTCGTGGTGGGATTAGTAACCTCATGGTTCGTGGTTAGAAGAATGAAAAAGAAGAATCAGGCTAGATCAACTCTTAACAGAGAAAGCTTCAGCGGGGAACTAGCAGCGATGCAAAACGCACCTCACAGGTACTCATACAGGGAACTTGCCGCTGCCACAAACAACTTCAGCGAAGCGGAGCTTTTGGGAACCGGCGGGTTCGGGAGCGTCTACAGAGGAAACCTTAGCGCCGGAGGGAACGAACAGGTAAATCTGGTGGCGGTGAAGAAAATTTCGGCCAAGTCAAGACAGGGGGAAAGGGAATTCATCTCGGAAATCAGCACCATAGGCCGCCTACGCCACCGGAACCTGGTGCAGCTTCATGGGTGGTGCCACGAGCGCGATGAGCTTCTCCTTGTCTACGATTACATGCCCAACGGAAGCCTGGAAAAATTTGTCTACGACAGAAGTGGGGACACGCCCTTGAATTGGCCGCGCCGCCACAGGATTTTGTGCGGCTTGGCTTCGGCTCTACTGTACCTGCACGAAGAATGGGAGCAGAGGGTCATTCACCGGGATGTGAAGCCCAGCAATGTGATGCTCGACGGGGAATTCAACGCCCGCCTTGGGGACTTCGGTCTGGCCAGGTTTATCGAGCACGATGATACTAATCCGGCTGTGACGACCCGACTGGCGGGTACGCCCGGGTACGTTGCGCCCGAGTGCAGCTACACGGGCAAGGCCACCGCAGAGTCCGACGTCTTCAGTTTTGGGATCGCGCTATTAGAGGTTGCCACGGGTCGGCGAGTGGTGGACCGCAAGTCTCCATTGGCTGAAGGGAATTTGGTGGACTGGGTTTGGGGGCTTTATAGCGAGGGGAGAGTTTTGCAGTGTATGGATCGCAACTTGGAAGGATCTGATTATGATGGAGAAGAAGTACGAAGGGTGTTGATCTTGGGACTCGCCTGTTCGCATCCTGATCCACAGTTACGCCCTACCGTCAGGCAAGCCCTTCAAGTGCTCATAAACCCTAATGAAGAGCTGCCACAGCTACCTTCCAGCAGGCCACTGGCGATCTATGTTGTTTTGCCACCGGTTGGAGCTGTGTTTTCTCAGACTTCGTTGTCTTCAAATATGGGTGGAGGTGCCGCATCGTCTAGTCTAATGGCGGAAAGTAGCGTAGGATCCATTACTACTTCGCTACATCAGGGTAGGTAG